In one Pelecanus crispus isolate bPelCri1 chromosome 12, bPelCri1.pri, whole genome shotgun sequence genomic region, the following are encoded:
- the TADA2A gene encoding transcriptional adapter 2-alpha, with translation MERLASFSNDPFDKPPCRGCSSYLTEPYVKCAECGPPPFLLCLQCFTRGFEYKKHQSDHTYEIMTSDFPVLDPNWTAQEEMALLEAVMDCGFGNWQDVANQMCTKSKEECEKHYMKHFINNPLFASTLLNLKQAEEAQHNETAIPFHPADDPPRPTFDSLLSRDMAGYMPARADFVEEFDNYAEWDLRDIDFVEDDSDILHALKIAVVDIYHSRLKERQRRKKIIRDHGLINLRKFQILERRYPKEVQDLYETMRRFARILGPVEHDKFIESHALEFELRREIKRLQEYRAAGITNFCSARTYDHLKKTRDEERLKRTMLSEVLQYIQDSSACQQWLSRQADIDSGLSPTVPVPSNSGRRSAPPLNLTGLPGTEKLNEKEKELCQMVRLVPGAYLEYKAALVNECNKQGGLRLAQARALIKIDVNKTRKIYDFLIREGYITKA, from the exons ATGGAGCGCCTGGCCTCCTTCAGTA ATGACCCTTTTGATAAGCCTCCGTGCCGAGGTTGCTCTTCGTACCTCACAGAGCCCTATGTTAAGTGTGCTGAGTGTGggcctcctcccttcctcctgtgTTTGCAG TGTTTCACACGAGGATTTGAATACAAGAAACATCAAAGTGATCATACTTACGAGATAATG ACTTCCGATTTCCCTGTCTTGGATCCTAACTGGACAGCTCAAGAGGAAATGGCACTCCTAGAAGCCGTGATGGACTGTGGATTTGGAAACTG GCAGGACGTAGCCAACCAGATGTGTACAAAATCCAAGGAGGAGTGTGAGAAACACTATATGAAACACTTTATCAACAATCCCTTGTTTGCCTCTACATTACTGAACCTGAAGCAGGCGGAGGAGGCGCAGCACAATGAAACAGCCATTCCTTTCCACC ctgctgatgATCCCCCACGGCCTACTTTTGATTCCTTGCTCTCCAGGGATATGGCTGGGTACATGCCAGCGAGAGCTGACTTTGTTGAG GAGTTTGACAACTACGCTGAATGGGATTTGAGAGATATTGATTTTGTAGAAGATGATTCAGACATTTTGCATG cCCTGAAGATTGCAGTTGTAGATATCTATCATTCCAGGTTaaaggaaagacagagaagaaaaaa AATTATAAGAGATCATGGCCTAATCAACCTCAGAAAATTTCAGA TTTTGGAAAGGCGATATCCAAAGGAGGTTCAAGACCTTTATGAAACAATGCGACGATTTGCACGAATTCTTGGGCCGGTAGAGCATGATAAGTTCATTGAAAGCCACGCAT TGGAATTTGAGCTGCGAAGGGAAATAAAGCGACTACAAGAATACAGAGCAGCAGGAATCACCAATTTCTGTA GTGCCAGAACATACGATCACCTTAAGAAGACGCGAGATGAGGAACGCCTGAAGCGCACTATGCTTTCGGAAGTCCTGCAGTACATCCAGGACAGCAGCGCCTGCCAGCAGTGGCTCAGTCGACAAGCCGATAT tgattCCGGCCTGAGTCCCACGGTACCAGTTCCTTCAAATTCAG GCAGACGGAGTGCCCCACCGCTGAACCTCACAGGTCTCCCAGGAACAGAGAAACTTaatgagaaggagaaggag CTCTGTCAGATGGTGAGGTTGGTCCCTGGAGCCTATTTAGAATATAAAGCTGCTTTAGTGAACGAGTGTAACAAACAAGGAGGCCTGAGACTTGCGCAGGCTAGAGCACTCATCAAGATCGATgtgaacaaaaccaggaaaatctATGACTTCCTTATCAGAGAAGGGTACATCACGAAAGCCTGA